The genomic segment TTACCCTCTTGCATGCCAGGCTTGGTCGCCTGATTAGCCGACACCGCACCGGGACTCAGATCTCGAGCAAGTCCTTGCCGACGATCACCGGTCCCCGCATCTTCCATTGCCACTGACTCAAGCGCCAGCCACATCCCTGGATGGCGAGTGCTCCGATGTACCCGGGAGCAGGTCGGAGAGTATGGACCGACCAACGCATGGCTTGATCGATGCCGTTCGAGGCTGCATGAAGGGTTGCAGGACCCTGCGCAGGATCGCTTGTCAGGGGAACCGTGAAACTCTGGAGCGGTAGCGCGAGACCGCGGCCGCGGGCCTTCACGTAAGCCTCCTTCTTCGTCCAACAACTGATGAAGGCCTCGGCGTAGAGATGGTCGGGAAGAGCACTCAACTGGTCGACTTCCGCTGCCGAGAAGAAGTGCCGCGCTAGCTCCGCGTAATCCGATTGCGCCCGGATGTATTCGAGATCGACGCCGACGTTGGACTCAGCGGCGATGGCGATGAGGGCAAGACCGGCGGAGTGAGACAGGTTGAACTTGAGCCGGCCGCCGAACCCGGGGCTGAGGTCAGGCTTGCCGAATGCCTGGTACACAAAGCCT from the Candidatus Eisenbacteria bacterium genome contains:
- a CDS encoding 4'-phosphopantetheinyl transferase superfamily protein, which codes for TLARLYATLAVEERNRSARFRFQRDRRHFIVAHGVLRELLGHYLQTEPGRIGFVYQAFGKPDLSPGFGGRLKFNLSHSAGLALIAIAAESNVGVDLEYIRAQSDYAELARHFFSAAEVDQLSALPDHLYAEAFISCWTKKEAYVKARGRGLALPLQSFTVPLTSDPAQGPATLHAASNGIDQAMRWSVHTLRPAPGYIGALAIQGCGWRLSQWQWKMRGPVIVGKDLLEI